One region of Mugil cephalus isolate CIBA_MC_2020 chromosome 17, CIBA_Mcephalus_1.1, whole genome shotgun sequence genomic DNA includes:
- the kiaa0586 gene encoding protein TALPID3 isoform X6, whose translation MSQLSPDQSFCSSGILQPGRVRGPGTGPGPGPVQITVQKLRDPPRVQPPLTEHRYKLSRGTMRQKPQNGAPIRQEAEQRPETSGNHVQTSRFAAGGRNLLLAALKQRSHSAPRRTVKVQLLDQRRPPSTTKPQDEMGGSLDQVEAGLAPGRQGNASQEAAVDQVEAAAVASAAAAALAAPLLKAQSEVEVRMSQLVDIVEKLLQTQRGRSLSQWSLQYLETVQSQLESTLSRETGQAPLTSDLPAQMEIAANRCSVPASSSSSSSSSSDAVKTTAVVMDTRRRDRSPDESRDERRLLRKPSSAFHGQELLRPAGEGGRLKTNQNPSRPPDPRPSRSVQNQNPSRPPDPRLSRSVQNQNQYGPPDPRPSRSVQVQMTPLAPSMLEEAGHVLRQVQRQKKVLEENLENLLRVEAGGVLQSHLEALAANRDWSEEVRIKKTVDAWINSLSTDVQAETTSEDHALTAGQRGGQTAGQRGGQTAGQRGGQRMASDSGGRMDMEPVDEDGESYLSRLYGRAPYEGLRRTLKKSPYLRFSSPASPVSRKLRPRLVESVRGVKLKSCKTQTSLAPPLAVSPGRPQRQRVFSSSHLTSARPRMVYSSRCEHPQEVTSQPTAPPSCVAAPEPEQQEPEADGAQSPPLPPLPPLPPTNAVDILERKSSGDEPEEENVFPGSEFLSVGDVQEEDSVVGEESVVGEESVELVGGSSPPPVLYQGPVFPPVVPPTLPAQDQVSVLGINQQQDVLENRLVEWLEQQLMSKLISDMRPSTFSDPAHNDSSNQSELEKHSASSDTEGAGGGGGGGGAGGAGAGGAGGAAGGAGAGAGDLQLFIDSDVFVDSELIRQLVDEVLMETIALMLGQRDTLDTGPEPAPDQEDVPVPLVPTPVPTPPPSPTQPSPETTPVTTPPASEPSSPVNNGPHPPVPAPELLATPTPSPEPAPSAGMTTPPLTWGDAEVRLDEERPEQHLDAENQLLMSEPPQSDPHSPPPPPPPPGPRPASPSSSSDASSSTSRTSSTSRTAGTEALKHISEGELLLSVNQLLVMAEDETIGSFSSSLQDMDLDPPSDGQIRGHSLLLALVTKMEEGASDRGQRPQPEGSWRMGDQDQDQDQEEMSIGEFREKLRRKPDPSQRSPVSSPGQTSQTADWSEHHHHHRHHQESCPHAEEEEEVEEGGTRRMDVHLPSTRPEKEEKEEKEVKEVKEVKEDSDSSTHSVF comes from the exons ATGTCCCAGCTCAGTCCGGATCAGTCCTTCTGCAGCTCAGGTATTCTTCAGCCGGGCCGGGTACGCGGACCAGgaacaggaccaggaccaggaccggtcCAGATAACTGTCCAGAAGCTACGGGACCCTCCCCGTGTCCAGCCTCCTCTGACCGAGCATCGCTATAAGCTGAGCCGCGGGACAATGAGACAGAAGCCGCAAAACGGAGCTCCGATTCGGCAAGAGGCGGAACAGAGGCCCG AAACCTCAGGTAACCACGTCCAGACGTCACGGTTCGCAGCCGGAGGTCGAAACCTCCTCCTGGCAGCTCTGAAGCAACG CTCCCACAGCGCCCCCAGGAGGACGGTCAAAGTACAGCTGCTGGACCAGAGGCGGCCCCCGTCCACAACAAAGCCCCAGGATGAAATGGGGGGATCTTTGGACCAGGTGGAGGCGGGGCTGGCTCCTGGTCGCCAAGGAAACGCCTCCCAGGAGGCAGCGGTGGACCAGGTGGAGGCGGCAGCTGTTgcgtctgcagctgcagctgcgtTAGCTGCTCCTCTGCTGAAG GCTCAGTCAGAAGTGGAAGTTCGAATGTCTCAGCTGGTTGACATCGTCGAGAAGCTTTTGCAGACTCAAAG GGGGCGGAGCCTGAGCCAGTGGTCGCTGCAGTACCTGGAGACTGTGCAG AGCCAGCTAGAGTCCACCCTCAGCAGAGAGACCGGCCAAGcccccctgacctctgacctcccggCCCAAATGGAAATTGCAG CTAATCGCTGCTCTGtacctgcttcttcttcttcttcttcttcttcttcttctgatgcTGTGAAAACCACTGCGGTTGTCATGGATACCCGCCGGCGTGACCGATCTCCAGATGAGTCCAG gGATGAAAGGCGTCTCCTAAGAAAACCGTCCTCAGCCTTTCACGGCCAGGAGCTGCTGAGACCAGCTGGTGAGGGGGGACGTTTGAAGACT AACCAGAACCCGTCCAGACCTCCAGACCCTCGGCCGTCTCGGTCGGTCCAGAACCAGAACCCGTCCAGACCTCCAGACCCTCGGCTGTCTCGGTCcgtccagaaccagaaccagtaCGGACCTCCAGACCCTCGGCCGTCTCGGTCGGTCCAGGTCCAGATGACCCCTCTGGCCCCGTCCATGCTGGAGGAGGCAGGTCATGTTCTCCGTCAGGTTCAGAGACAGAAGAAAGTTCTGGAGGAGAATCTGGAGAATCTGCTGAGAGTTGAGGCCGGAGGAGTTCTACAAAGTCACCTGGAGGCGCTAGCTGCTAACAg AGACTGGTCTGAGGAGGTTCGCATCAAGAAGACAGTGGACGCCTGGATCAACTCTTTATCCACAGATGTCCAG gCTGAGACAACCTCTGAGGACCATGCACTGACAGCTGGACAGAGGGGAGGACAGACAGCTGGACAGAGGGGAGGACAGACAGCTGGACAGAGGGGAGGACAAAGAATG GCATCAGACTCAGGAGGACGGATGGACATGGAGCCCGTGGACGAGGACGGAGAATCGTACCTGAGCCGTCTTTATGGCAGAGCTCCGTATGAAGGCCTGAGACGAACCCTGAAAAAGAGTCCGTACCTGCGCTTCAGCTCACCTGCCTCACCTGTCAGCAGGAAGCTCCGCCCTCGACTAGTGGAGAGTGTCCGAG GTGTGAAGCTGAAGTCCTGTAAGACTCAGACCAGTctggcccctcccctcgccgTGTCACCAGGACGACCTCAGCGCCAGCGTGTCTTTAGCTCCTCCCATCTGACCTCAG CTCGTCCCAGGATGGTTTACTCCTCCAGGTGTGAGCATccacaggaagtgacatcacaaCCTACGGCTCCTCCCTCTTGTGTAGCAGCCCCTGAGCCGGAGCAGCAG GAGCCTGAAGCCGATGGAGCTcagtctcctcctcttcctcctcttcctcctcttcctccaacaAACGCTGTCGACATCCTGGAGAGGAAGAGCAGCGGAGATGAGCCGGAAGAAGAAAACGTCTTTCCTGGATCTGAGTTCCTGTCTGTTGGTGACGTTCAG GAGGAGGACAGTGTGGTGGGGGAGGAGTCTGTGGTGGGGGAGGAGTCTGTGGAGTTGGTCGGGGGTTCGTCTCCCCCTCCTGTCCTGTACCAGGGTCCAGTCTTCCCCCCCGTCGTGCCCCCCACCCTCCCTGCCCAAGATCAGGTCTCGGTCCTGGGTATCAACCAGCAGCAGGACGTCCTGGAGAACCGCCTGGTGGAATG gctggagcagcagctgatgAGCAAACTGATCTCAGACATGCGCCCCAGCACTTTCTCTGACCCCGCCCACAACGACagctccaaccaatcagagctggaGAAGCACAGCGCCTCCTCAGACACTG agggggcaggaggaggaggaggaggaggaggagcaggaggagcaggagcaggaggagcaggaggagcagcaggaggagcaggagcaggagcaggagatcTTCAGCTCTTCATTGACTCGGACGTGTTTGTGGACTCTGAATTAATCCGTCAGCTCGTTGATGAGGTTCTGATGGAGACGATTGCACTGATGCTGGGTCAGAGGGACACTCTGGATACTGGACCTGAACCAGCACCAGATCAGGAG GACGTACCAGTTCCACTGGTCCCAACACCAGTACCGACTCCACCACCCAGTCCGACCCAGCCCAGCCCAGAGACCACACCTGTGACCACGCCCCCTGCATCAGAACCATCCAGCCCTGTGAACAACGGGCCCCACCCACCAGTCCCAGCGCCAG AGCTGTTGGCCACTCCCACTCCCAGCCCAGAGCCCGCCCCTTCTGCGGGAATGACCACACCCCCCCTCACCTGGGGAGATGCTGAAGTGCGATTGGACGAGGAGAGACCAGAGCAACACCTGGATGCAGAGAACCAGCT GCTCAtgtctgaacctcctcagtccGACCCACattccccacctcctcctcctcctcctcctggacccAGACCAGCGTCTCCCTCCAGCTCATCAGATGCCTCCAGTTCCACCAGCAGAACCAGTTCCACCAGCAGAACAGCAGGAACCGAAGCACTGAAACACATCTCAGAGGGAGAACTTCTCCTCAGCGTCAACCAGCTGCTCGTCATGGCGG AGGATGAGACCATCGGCAGTTTCTCCAGCTCTCTGCAGGACATG GATTTGGACCCCCCCAGTGACGGGCAGATCCGAGGTCACAGCCTCCTGCTGGCTTTGGTGACCAAGATGGAGGAGGGAGCttcagacagaggacagagaccaCAGCCAGAG GGCTCCTGGAGAATgggagaccaggaccaggaccaggaccaggaggagaTGAGTATCGGGGAGTTCAGAGAAAAACTGAGGAGAAAACCAGATCCTTCACAGCGGAGTCCAGTCTCCTCACCTGGACAGACGAGTCAGACGGCAG ACTGGtcagaacatcatcatcatcatcgtcatcatcaggAGTCCTGTCCTCATG ctgaggaagaggaggaggttgaggagggaggaaccaggaggaTGGATGTTCATCTGCCCTCAACCAGaccagagaaggaggagaaggaggagaaggaggtgaaggaggtgaaggaggtgaaggaggactCTGACTCTTCCACCCACAGcgttttctga
- the kiaa0586 gene encoding protein TALPID3 isoform X11, producing MSQLSPDQSFCSSGILQPGRVRGPGTGPGPGPVQITVQKLRDPPRVQPPLTEHRYKLSRGTMRQKPQNGAPIRQEAEQRPETSGNHVQTSRFAAGGRNLLLAALKQRSHSAPRRTVKVQLLDQRRPPSTTKPQDEMGGSLDQVEAGLAPGRQGNASQEAAVDQVEAAAVASAAAAALAAPLLKAQSEVEVRMSQLVDIVEKLLQTQRGRSLSQWSLQYLETVQSQLESTLSRETGQAPLTSDLPAQMEIADESRDERRLLRKPSSAFHGQELLRPAGEGGRLKTNQNPSRPPDPRPSRSVQNQNPSRPPDPRLSRSVQNQNQYGPPDPRPSRSVQVQMTPLAPSMLEEAGHVLRQVQRQKKVLEENLENLLRVEAGGVLQSHLEALAANRDWSEEVRIKKTVDAWINSLSTDVQAETTSEDHALTAGQRGGQTAGQRGGQTAGQRGGQRMASDSGGRMDMEPVDEDGESYLSRLYGRAPYEGLRRTLKKSPYLRFSSPASPVSRKLRPRLVESVRGVKLKSCKTQTSLAPPLAVSPGRPQRQRVFSSSHLTSGDPGDGVPVAVAIPLTARPRMVYSSRCEHPQEVTSQPTAPPSCVAAPEPEQQEPEADGAQSPPLPPLPPLPPTNAVDILERKSSGDEPEEENVFPGSEFLSVGDVQEEDSVVGEESVVGEESVELVGGSSPPPVLYQGPVFPPVVPPTLPAQDQVSVLGINQQQDVLENRLVEWLEQQLMSKLISDMRPSTFSDPAHNDSSNQSELEKHSASSDTEGAGGGGGGGGAGGAGAGGAGGAAGGAGAGAGDLQLFIDSDVFVDSELIRQLVDEVLMETIALMLGQRDTLDTGPEPAPDQEDVPVPLVPTPVPTPPPSPTQPSPETTPVTTPPASEPSSPVNNGPHPPVPAPELLATPTPSPEPAPSAGMTTPPLTWGDAEVRLDEERPEQHLDAENQLLMSEPPQSDPHSPPPPPPPPGPRPASPSSSSDASSSTSRTSSTSRTAGTEALKHISEGELLLSVNQLLVMAEDETIGSFSSSLQDMDLDPPSDGQIRGHSLLLALVTKMEEGASDRGQRPQPEGSWRMGDQDQDQDQEEMSIGEFREKLRRKPDPSQRSPVSSPGQTSQTADWSEHHHHHRHHQESCPHAEEEEEVEEGGTRRMDVHLPSTRPEKEEKEEKEVKEVKEVKEDSDSSTHSVF from the exons ATGTCCCAGCTCAGTCCGGATCAGTCCTTCTGCAGCTCAGGTATTCTTCAGCCGGGCCGGGTACGCGGACCAGgaacaggaccaggaccaggaccggtcCAGATAACTGTCCAGAAGCTACGGGACCCTCCCCGTGTCCAGCCTCCTCTGACCGAGCATCGCTATAAGCTGAGCCGCGGGACAATGAGACAGAAGCCGCAAAACGGAGCTCCGATTCGGCAAGAGGCGGAACAGAGGCCCG AAACCTCAGGTAACCACGTCCAGACGTCACGGTTCGCAGCCGGAGGTCGAAACCTCCTCCTGGCAGCTCTGAAGCAACG CTCCCACAGCGCCCCCAGGAGGACGGTCAAAGTACAGCTGCTGGACCAGAGGCGGCCCCCGTCCACAACAAAGCCCCAGGATGAAATGGGGGGATCTTTGGACCAGGTGGAGGCGGGGCTGGCTCCTGGTCGCCAAGGAAACGCCTCCCAGGAGGCAGCGGTGGACCAGGTGGAGGCGGCAGCTGTTgcgtctgcagctgcagctgcgtTAGCTGCTCCTCTGCTGAAG GCTCAGTCAGAAGTGGAAGTTCGAATGTCTCAGCTGGTTGACATCGTCGAGAAGCTTTTGCAGACTCAAAG GGGGCGGAGCCTGAGCCAGTGGTCGCTGCAGTACCTGGAGACTGTGCAG AGCCAGCTAGAGTCCACCCTCAGCAGAGAGACCGGCCAAGcccccctgacctctgacctcccggCCCAAATGGAAATTGCAG ATGAGTCCAG gGATGAAAGGCGTCTCCTAAGAAAACCGTCCTCAGCCTTTCACGGCCAGGAGCTGCTGAGACCAGCTGGTGAGGGGGGACGTTTGAAGACT AACCAGAACCCGTCCAGACCTCCAGACCCTCGGCCGTCTCGGTCGGTCCAGAACCAGAACCCGTCCAGACCTCCAGACCCTCGGCTGTCTCGGTCcgtccagaaccagaaccagtaCGGACCTCCAGACCCTCGGCCGTCTCGGTCGGTCCAGGTCCAGATGACCCCTCTGGCCCCGTCCATGCTGGAGGAGGCAGGTCATGTTCTCCGTCAGGTTCAGAGACAGAAGAAAGTTCTGGAGGAGAATCTGGAGAATCTGCTGAGAGTTGAGGCCGGAGGAGTTCTACAAAGTCACCTGGAGGCGCTAGCTGCTAACAg AGACTGGTCTGAGGAGGTTCGCATCAAGAAGACAGTGGACGCCTGGATCAACTCTTTATCCACAGATGTCCAG gCTGAGACAACCTCTGAGGACCATGCACTGACAGCTGGACAGAGGGGAGGACAGACAGCTGGACAGAGGGGAGGACAGACAGCTGGACAGAGGGGAGGACAAAGAATG GCATCAGACTCAGGAGGACGGATGGACATGGAGCCCGTGGACGAGGACGGAGAATCGTACCTGAGCCGTCTTTATGGCAGAGCTCCGTATGAAGGCCTGAGACGAACCCTGAAAAAGAGTCCGTACCTGCGCTTCAGCTCACCTGCCTCACCTGTCAGCAGGAAGCTCCGCCCTCGACTAGTGGAGAGTGTCCGAG GTGTGAAGCTGAAGTCCTGTAAGACTCAGACCAGTctggcccctcccctcgccgTGTCACCAGGACGACCTCAGCGCCAGCGTGTCTTTAGCTCCTCCCATCTGACCTCAGGTGACCCCGGTGATGGTGTCCCTGTTGCCGTGGCGATCCCTCTGA CAGCTCGTCCCAGGATGGTTTACTCCTCCAGGTGTGAGCATccacaggaagtgacatcacaaCCTACGGCTCCTCCCTCTTGTGTAGCAGCCCCTGAGCCGGAGCAGCAG GAGCCTGAAGCCGATGGAGCTcagtctcctcctcttcctcctcttcctcctcttcctccaacaAACGCTGTCGACATCCTGGAGAGGAAGAGCAGCGGAGATGAGCCGGAAGAAGAAAACGTCTTTCCTGGATCTGAGTTCCTGTCTGTTGGTGACGTTCAG GAGGAGGACAGTGTGGTGGGGGAGGAGTCTGTGGTGGGGGAGGAGTCTGTGGAGTTGGTCGGGGGTTCGTCTCCCCCTCCTGTCCTGTACCAGGGTCCAGTCTTCCCCCCCGTCGTGCCCCCCACCCTCCCTGCCCAAGATCAGGTCTCGGTCCTGGGTATCAACCAGCAGCAGGACGTCCTGGAGAACCGCCTGGTGGAATG gctggagcagcagctgatgAGCAAACTGATCTCAGACATGCGCCCCAGCACTTTCTCTGACCCCGCCCACAACGACagctccaaccaatcagagctggaGAAGCACAGCGCCTCCTCAGACACTG agggggcaggaggaggaggaggaggaggaggagcaggaggagcaggagcaggaggagcaggaggagcagcaggaggagcaggagcaggagcaggagatcTTCAGCTCTTCATTGACTCGGACGTGTTTGTGGACTCTGAATTAATCCGTCAGCTCGTTGATGAGGTTCTGATGGAGACGATTGCACTGATGCTGGGTCAGAGGGACACTCTGGATACTGGACCTGAACCAGCACCAGATCAGGAG GACGTACCAGTTCCACTGGTCCCAACACCAGTACCGACTCCACCACCCAGTCCGACCCAGCCCAGCCCAGAGACCACACCTGTGACCACGCCCCCTGCATCAGAACCATCCAGCCCTGTGAACAACGGGCCCCACCCACCAGTCCCAGCGCCAG AGCTGTTGGCCACTCCCACTCCCAGCCCAGAGCCCGCCCCTTCTGCGGGAATGACCACACCCCCCCTCACCTGGGGAGATGCTGAAGTGCGATTGGACGAGGAGAGACCAGAGCAACACCTGGATGCAGAGAACCAGCT GCTCAtgtctgaacctcctcagtccGACCCACattccccacctcctcctcctcctcctcctggacccAGACCAGCGTCTCCCTCCAGCTCATCAGATGCCTCCAGTTCCACCAGCAGAACCAGTTCCACCAGCAGAACAGCAGGAACCGAAGCACTGAAACACATCTCAGAGGGAGAACTTCTCCTCAGCGTCAACCAGCTGCTCGTCATGGCGG AGGATGAGACCATCGGCAGTTTCTCCAGCTCTCTGCAGGACATG GATTTGGACCCCCCCAGTGACGGGCAGATCCGAGGTCACAGCCTCCTGCTGGCTTTGGTGACCAAGATGGAGGAGGGAGCttcagacagaggacagagaccaCAGCCAGAG GGCTCCTGGAGAATgggagaccaggaccaggaccaggaccaggaggagaTGAGTATCGGGGAGTTCAGAGAAAAACTGAGGAGAAAACCAGATCCTTCACAGCGGAGTCCAGTCTCCTCACCTGGACAGACGAGTCAGACGGCAG ACTGGtcagaacatcatcatcatcatcgtcatcatcaggAGTCCTGTCCTCATG ctgaggaagaggaggaggttgaggagggaggaaccaggaggaTGGATGTTCATCTGCCCTCAACCAGaccagagaaggaggagaaggaggagaaggaggtgaaggaggtgaaggaggtgaaggaggactCTGACTCTTCCACCCACAGcgttttctga
- the kiaa0586 gene encoding protein TALPID3 isoform X1 — protein MSQLSPDQSFCSSGILQPGRVRGPGTGPGPGPVQITVQKLRDPPRVQPPLTEHRYKLSRGTMRQKPQNGAPIRQEAEQRPETSGNHVQTSRFAAGGRNLLLAALKQRSHSAPRRTVKVQLLDQRRPPSTTKPQDEMGGSLDQVEAGLAPGRQGNASQEAAVDQVEAAAVASAAAAALAAPLLKAQSEVEVRMSQLVDIVEKLLQTQRGRSLSQWSLQYLETVQSQLESTLSRETGQAPLTSDLPAQMEIAANRCSVPASSSSSSSSSSDAVKTTAVVMDTRRRDRSPDESRDERRLLRKPSSAFHGQELLRPAGEGGRLKTNQNPSRPPDPRPSRSVQNQNPSRPPDPRLSRSVQNQNQYGPPDPRPSRSVQVQMTPLAPSMLEEAGHVLRQVQRQKKVLEENLENLLRVEAGGVLQSHLEALAANRDWSEEVRIKKTVDAWINSLSTDVQAETTSEDHALTAGQRGGQTAGQRGGQTAGQRGGQRMASDSGGRMDMEPVDEDGESYLSRLYGRAPYEGLRRTLKKSPYLRFSSPASPVSRKLRPRLVESVRGVKLKSCKTQTSLAPPLAVSPGRPQRQRVFSSSHLTSGDPGDGVPVAVAIPLTARPRMVYSSRCEHPQEVTSQPTAPPSCVAAPEPEQQEPEADGAQSPPLPPLPPLPPTNAVDILERKSSGDEPEEENVFPGSEFLSVGDVQEEDSVVGEESVVGEESVELVGGSSPPPVLYQGPVFPPVVPPTLPAQDQVSVLGINQQQDVLENRLVEWLEQQLMSKLISDMRPSTFSDPAHNDSSNQSELEKHSASSDTEGAGGGGGGGGAGGAGAGGAGGAAGGAGAGAGDLQLFIDSDVFVDSELIRQLVDEVLMETIALMLGQRDTLDTGPEPAPDQEDVPVPLVPTPVPTPPPSPTQPSPETTPVTTPPASEPSSPVNNGPHPPVPAPELLATPTPSPEPAPSAGMTTPPLTWGDAEVRLDEERPEQHLDAENQLLMSEPPQSDPHSPPPPPPPPGPRPASPSSSSDASSSTSRTSSTSRTAGTEALKHISEGELLLSVNQLLVMAEDETIGSFSSSLQDMDLDPPSDGQIRGHSLLLALVTKMEEGASDRGQRPQPEGSWRMGDQDQDQDQEEMSIGEFREKLRRKPDPSQRSPVSSPGQTSQTADWSEHHHHHRHHQESCPHAEEEEEVEEGGTRRMDVHLPSTRPEKEEKEEKEVKEVKEVKEDSDSSTHSVF, from the exons ATGTCCCAGCTCAGTCCGGATCAGTCCTTCTGCAGCTCAGGTATTCTTCAGCCGGGCCGGGTACGCGGACCAGgaacaggaccaggaccaggaccggtcCAGATAACTGTCCAGAAGCTACGGGACCCTCCCCGTGTCCAGCCTCCTCTGACCGAGCATCGCTATAAGCTGAGCCGCGGGACAATGAGACAGAAGCCGCAAAACGGAGCTCCGATTCGGCAAGAGGCGGAACAGAGGCCCG AAACCTCAGGTAACCACGTCCAGACGTCACGGTTCGCAGCCGGAGGTCGAAACCTCCTCCTGGCAGCTCTGAAGCAACG CTCCCACAGCGCCCCCAGGAGGACGGTCAAAGTACAGCTGCTGGACCAGAGGCGGCCCCCGTCCACAACAAAGCCCCAGGATGAAATGGGGGGATCTTTGGACCAGGTGGAGGCGGGGCTGGCTCCTGGTCGCCAAGGAAACGCCTCCCAGGAGGCAGCGGTGGACCAGGTGGAGGCGGCAGCTGTTgcgtctgcagctgcagctgcgtTAGCTGCTCCTCTGCTGAAG GCTCAGTCAGAAGTGGAAGTTCGAATGTCTCAGCTGGTTGACATCGTCGAGAAGCTTTTGCAGACTCAAAG GGGGCGGAGCCTGAGCCAGTGGTCGCTGCAGTACCTGGAGACTGTGCAG AGCCAGCTAGAGTCCACCCTCAGCAGAGAGACCGGCCAAGcccccctgacctctgacctcccggCCCAAATGGAAATTGCAG CTAATCGCTGCTCTGtacctgcttcttcttcttcttcttcttcttcttcttctgatgcTGTGAAAACCACTGCGGTTGTCATGGATACCCGCCGGCGTGACCGATCTCCAGATGAGTCCAG gGATGAAAGGCGTCTCCTAAGAAAACCGTCCTCAGCCTTTCACGGCCAGGAGCTGCTGAGACCAGCTGGTGAGGGGGGACGTTTGAAGACT AACCAGAACCCGTCCAGACCTCCAGACCCTCGGCCGTCTCGGTCGGTCCAGAACCAGAACCCGTCCAGACCTCCAGACCCTCGGCTGTCTCGGTCcgtccagaaccagaaccagtaCGGACCTCCAGACCCTCGGCCGTCTCGGTCGGTCCAGGTCCAGATGACCCCTCTGGCCCCGTCCATGCTGGAGGAGGCAGGTCATGTTCTCCGTCAGGTTCAGAGACAGAAGAAAGTTCTGGAGGAGAATCTGGAGAATCTGCTGAGAGTTGAGGCCGGAGGAGTTCTACAAAGTCACCTGGAGGCGCTAGCTGCTAACAg AGACTGGTCTGAGGAGGTTCGCATCAAGAAGACAGTGGACGCCTGGATCAACTCTTTATCCACAGATGTCCAG gCTGAGACAACCTCTGAGGACCATGCACTGACAGCTGGACAGAGGGGAGGACAGACAGCTGGACAGAGGGGAGGACAGACAGCTGGACAGAGGGGAGGACAAAGAATG GCATCAGACTCAGGAGGACGGATGGACATGGAGCCCGTGGACGAGGACGGAGAATCGTACCTGAGCCGTCTTTATGGCAGAGCTCCGTATGAAGGCCTGAGACGAACCCTGAAAAAGAGTCCGTACCTGCGCTTCAGCTCACCTGCCTCACCTGTCAGCAGGAAGCTCCGCCCTCGACTAGTGGAGAGTGTCCGAG GTGTGAAGCTGAAGTCCTGTAAGACTCAGACCAGTctggcccctcccctcgccgTGTCACCAGGACGACCTCAGCGCCAGCGTGTCTTTAGCTCCTCCCATCTGACCTCAGGTGACCCCGGTGATGGTGTCCCTGTTGCCGTGGCGATCCCTCTGA CAGCTCGTCCCAGGATGGTTTACTCCTCCAGGTGTGAGCATccacaggaagtgacatcacaaCCTACGGCTCCTCCCTCTTGTGTAGCAGCCCCTGAGCCGGAGCAGCAG GAGCCTGAAGCCGATGGAGCTcagtctcctcctcttcctcctcttcctcctcttcctccaacaAACGCTGTCGACATCCTGGAGAGGAAGAGCAGCGGAGATGAGCCGGAAGAAGAAAACGTCTTTCCTGGATCTGAGTTCCTGTCTGTTGGTGACGTTCAG GAGGAGGACAGTGTGGTGGGGGAGGAGTCTGTGGTGGGGGAGGAGTCTGTGGAGTTGGTCGGGGGTTCGTCTCCCCCTCCTGTCCTGTACCAGGGTCCAGTCTTCCCCCCCGTCGTGCCCCCCACCCTCCCTGCCCAAGATCAGGTCTCGGTCCTGGGTATCAACCAGCAGCAGGACGTCCTGGAGAACCGCCTGGTGGAATG gctggagcagcagctgatgAGCAAACTGATCTCAGACATGCGCCCCAGCACTTTCTCTGACCCCGCCCACAACGACagctccaaccaatcagagctggaGAAGCACAGCGCCTCCTCAGACACTG agggggcaggaggaggaggaggaggaggaggagcaggaggagcaggagcaggaggagcaggaggagcagcaggaggagcaggagcaggagcaggagatcTTCAGCTCTTCATTGACTCGGACGTGTTTGTGGACTCTGAATTAATCCGTCAGCTCGTTGATGAGGTTCTGATGGAGACGATTGCACTGATGCTGGGTCAGAGGGACACTCTGGATACTGGACCTGAACCAGCACCAGATCAGGAG GACGTACCAGTTCCACTGGTCCCAACACCAGTACCGACTCCACCACCCAGTCCGACCCAGCCCAGCCCAGAGACCACACCTGTGACCACGCCCCCTGCATCAGAACCATCCAGCCCTGTGAACAACGGGCCCCACCCACCAGTCCCAGCGCCAG AGCTGTTGGCCACTCCCACTCCCAGCCCAGAGCCCGCCCCTTCTGCGGGAATGACCACACCCCCCCTCACCTGGGGAGATGCTGAAGTGCGATTGGACGAGGAGAGACCAGAGCAACACCTGGATGCAGAGAACCAGCT GCTCAtgtctgaacctcctcagtccGACCCACattccccacctcctcctcctcctcctcctggacccAGACCAGCGTCTCCCTCCAGCTCATCAGATGCCTCCAGTTCCACCAGCAGAACCAGTTCCACCAGCAGAACAGCAGGAACCGAAGCACTGAAACACATCTCAGAGGGAGAACTTCTCCTCAGCGTCAACCAGCTGCTCGTCATGGCGG AGGATGAGACCATCGGCAGTTTCTCCAGCTCTCTGCAGGACATG GATTTGGACCCCCCCAGTGACGGGCAGATCCGAGGTCACAGCCTCCTGCTGGCTTTGGTGACCAAGATGGAGGAGGGAGCttcagacagaggacagagaccaCAGCCAGAG GGCTCCTGGAGAATgggagaccaggaccaggaccaggaccaggaggagaTGAGTATCGGGGAGTTCAGAGAAAAACTGAGGAGAAAACCAGATCCTTCACAGCGGAGTCCAGTCTCCTCACCTGGACAGACGAGTCAGACGGCAG ACTGGtcagaacatcatcatcatcatcgtcatcatcaggAGTCCTGTCCTCATG ctgaggaagaggaggaggttgaggagggaggaaccaggaggaTGGATGTTCATCTGCCCTCAACCAGaccagagaaggaggagaaggaggagaaggaggtgaaggaggtgaaggaggtgaaggaggactCTGACTCTTCCACCCACAGcgttttctga